In Lemur catta isolate mLemCat1 chromosome 1, mLemCat1.pri, whole genome shotgun sequence, one DNA window encodes the following:
- the LOC123643902 gene encoding MAPK-interacting and spindle-stabilizing protein-like isoform X2 yields MWEPHISWFCPESRIRSGRSPRPHGVLSLHPTGKAAEKCGCENRSSSESQQAWSRRRRVLRPPGGWPGMPITAPASVPAEPPWVPPGPPSLLDRTLWRGHCDSWGWPARPRLTGESGGPEPFPSAGFFEPEAPPAAPAACQAVVRLQHKVQWELESPLAPPSWRGGSFLTPAHPVDPDRLTPPQLPLTSNLVWPGRDPGSPVPPCAWAKPGLPGGALGSKSGQGSILADPLMRSSGASEASVSGRRMEVPATAQLLPCLGERVGAELRAL; encoded by the exons ATGTGGGAGCCACACATCTCATGGTTCTGTCCAGAGAGCAGGATCAGGTCGGGGAGAAGCCCCAGGCCCCACGGAGTCCTCAGCCTTCACCCCACAGGAAAAGCAGCAGAGAAGTGTGGATGTGAAAATAGAAGCTCCAGCGAGTCCCAGCAGGCCTGGAGCCGCCGGCGCCGTGTCCTGCGTCCACCTGGAGGCTGGCCCGGCATGCCCATCACAGCCCCGGCCTCGGTGCCCGCTGAGCCTCCCTGGGTCCCGCCTGGGCCCCCCAGCCTTCTGGACCGGACACTGTGGAGGGGGCACTGTGATTCATGGGGGTGGCCAGCCAGGCCCAGACTGACCGGGGAGTCCGGGGGACCCGAGCCCTTCCCTTCTGCTGGTTTCTTTGAACCCGAGGCTCCACCTGCGGCACCAGCTGCCTGCCAGGCTGTTGTGAGGCTACAGCACAAAGTGCAGTGGGAGCTCGAGTCCCCCCTGGCCCCACCCAGCTGGAGAGGTGGTTccttcctcacccctgcccaccccgTCGACCCAGACAGGCTGACCCCACCGCAGCTGCCTCTGACCTCCAACCTTGTCTGGCCAGGCAG GGACCCGGGCTCTCCTGTGCCTCCCTGCGCCTGGGCTAAGCCTGGCCTCCCTGGAGGGGCTCTGGGTTCAAAGTCGGGCCAGGGTTCCATTCTGGCCGACCCCCTGATGAGGTCGTCAGGTGCCTCTGAGGCCTCTGTTTCCGGCCGCCGAATGGAAGTCCCAGCTACCGCCCAGCTGCTGCCCTGCCTCGGTGAGAGGGTGGGGGCCGAGCTGCGCGCACTGTGA
- the LOC123643902 gene encoding uncharacterized protein LOC123643902 isoform X4 yields MWEPHISWFCPESRIRSGRSPRPHGVLSLHPTGKAAEKCGCENRSSSESQQAWSRRRRVLRPPGGWPGMPITAPASVPAEPPWVPPGPPSLLDRTLWRGHCDSWGWPARPRLTGESGGPEPFPSAGFFEPEAPPAAPAACQAVVRLQHKVQWELESPLAPPSWRGGSFLTPAHPVDPDRLTPPQLPLTSNLVWPGRVIFRRPRSAGAACESGAATSRGRCRKFMGIWP; encoded by the exons ATGTGGGAGCCACACATCTCATGGTTCTGTCCAGAGAGCAGGATCAGGTCGGGGAGAAGCCCCAGGCCCCACGGAGTCCTCAGCCTTCACCCCACAGGAAAAGCAGCAGAGAAGTGTGGATGTGAAAATAGAAGCTCCAGCGAGTCCCAGCAGGCCTGGAGCCGCCGGCGCCGTGTCCTGCGTCCACCTGGAGGCTGGCCCGGCATGCCCATCACAGCCCCGGCCTCGGTGCCCGCTGAGCCTCCCTGGGTCCCGCCTGGGCCCCCCAGCCTTCTGGACCGGACACTGTGGAGGGGGCACTGTGATTCATGGGGGTGGCCAGCCAGGCCCAGACTGACCGGGGAGTCCGGGGGACCCGAGCCCTTCCCTTCTGCTGGTTTCTTTGAACCCGAGGCTCCACCTGCGGCACCAGCTGCCTGCCAGGCTGTTGTGAGGCTACAGCACAAAGTGCAGTGGGAGCTCGAGTCCCCCCTGGCCCCACCCAGCTGGAGAGGTGGTTccttcctcacccctgcccaccccgTCGACCCAGACAGGCTGACCCCACCGCAGCTGCCTCTGACCTCCAACCTTGTCTGGCCAGGCAG AGTCATCTTCCGCAGGCCACGCTCAGCTGGAGCTGCGTGTGAGTCAGGCGCCGCCACGAGCAGGGGAAGGTGCAG
- the LOC123643902 gene encoding uncharacterized protein LOC123643902 isoform X5, giving the protein MLSFLPVPPGPAGQAPPAAPAACQAVVRLQHKVQWELESPLAPPSWRGGSFLTPAHPVDPDRLTPPQLPLTSNLVWPGRVIFRRPRSAGAACESGAATSRGRCRDGPNQDLGQRAEMRGLRAPAQPPIKGSERERSCPQGPRHSAVVTTPEPVWWPQTSGHSPHWESVQPLPDSILSSDACPSRLGVITLLFLKCPVVILCLPLGTEWAGVGGIISSSAWMGR; this is encoded by the exons ATGCTTTCCTTCCTTCCGGTTCCTCCGGGTCCTGCGGGACAG GCTCCACCTGCGGCACCAGCTGCCTGCCAGGCTGTTGTGAGGCTACAGCACAAAGTGCAGTGGGAGCTCGAGTCCCCCCTGGCCCCACCCAGCTGGAGAGGTGGTTccttcctcacccctgcccaccccgTCGACCCAGACAGGCTGACCCCACCGCAGCTGCCTCTGACCTCCAACCTTGTCTGGCCAGGCAG AGTCATCTTCCGCAGGCCACGCTCAGCTGGAGCTGCGTGTGAGTCAGGCGCCGCCACGAGCAGGGGAAGGTGCAG AGACGGCCCCAATCAGGACCTGGGGCAAAGGGCCGAGATGCGTGGACTGAGGGCCCCGGCACAGCCGCCTATTAAGGGAAGTGAACGGGAACGGAGCTGTCCTCAGGGCCCGCGGCACTCAGCCGTGGTCACAACACCAGAGCCTGTCTGGTGGCCTCAGACATCTGGACACTCACCCCACTGGGAGTCCGTGCAGCCCCTCCCTGACTCGATCTTATCATCCGATGCCTGCCCCAGCCGGCTGGGGGTCAttacattattgtttttaaagtgcCCTGTTGTTATCCTCTGCTTACCTTTAGGCACCGAGTGGGCGGGAGTGGGTGGTATTATTAGCTCCAGTGCATGGATGGGGAGGTGA
- the LOC123643902 gene encoding uncharacterized protein LOC123643902 isoform X1: MWEPHISWFCPESRIRSGRSPRPHGVLSLHPTGKAAEKCGCENRSSSESQQAWSRRRRVLRPPGGWPGMPITAPASVPAEPPWVPPGPPSLLDRTLWRGHCDSWGWPARPRLTGESGGPEPFPSAGFFEPEAPPAAPAACQAVVRLQHKVQWELESPLAPPSWRGGSFLTPAHPVDPDRLTPPQLPLTSNLVWPGRVIFRRPRSAGAACESGAATSRGRCRDGPNQDLGQRAEMRGLRAPAQPPIKGSERERSCPQGPRHSAVVTTPEPVWWPQTSGHSPHWESVQPLPDSILSSDACPSRLGVITLLFLKCPVVILCLPLGTEWAGVGGIISSSAWMGR; this comes from the exons ATGTGGGAGCCACACATCTCATGGTTCTGTCCAGAGAGCAGGATCAGGTCGGGGAGAAGCCCCAGGCCCCACGGAGTCCTCAGCCTTCACCCCACAGGAAAAGCAGCAGAGAAGTGTGGATGTGAAAATAGAAGCTCCAGCGAGTCCCAGCAGGCCTGGAGCCGCCGGCGCCGTGTCCTGCGTCCACCTGGAGGCTGGCCCGGCATGCCCATCACAGCCCCGGCCTCGGTGCCCGCTGAGCCTCCCTGGGTCCCGCCTGGGCCCCCCAGCCTTCTGGACCGGACACTGTGGAGGGGGCACTGTGATTCATGGGGGTGGCCAGCCAGGCCCAGACTGACCGGGGAGTCCGGGGGACCCGAGCCCTTCCCTTCTGCTGGTTTCTTTGAACCCGAGGCTCCACCTGCGGCACCAGCTGCCTGCCAGGCTGTTGTGAGGCTACAGCACAAAGTGCAGTGGGAGCTCGAGTCCCCCCTGGCCCCACCCAGCTGGAGAGGTGGTTccttcctcacccctgcccaccccgTCGACCCAGACAGGCTGACCCCACCGCAGCTGCCTCTGACCTCCAACCTTGTCTGGCCAGGCAG AGTCATCTTCCGCAGGCCACGCTCAGCTGGAGCTGCGTGTGAGTCAGGCGCCGCCACGAGCAGGGGAAGGTGCAG AGACGGCCCCAATCAGGACCTGGGGCAAAGGGCCGAGATGCGTGGACTGAGGGCCCCGGCACAGCCGCCTATTAAGGGAAGTGAACGGGAACGGAGCTGTCCTCAGGGCCCGCGGCACTCAGCCGTGGTCACAACACCAGAGCCTGTCTGGTGGCCTCAGACATCTGGACACTCACCCCACTGGGAGTCCGTGCAGCCCCTCCCTGACTCGATCTTATCATCCGATGCCTGCCCCAGCCGGCTGGGGGTCAttacattattgtttttaaagtgcCCTGTTGTTATCCTCTGCTTACCTTTAGGCACCGAGTGGGCGGGAGTGGGTGGTATTATTAGCTCCAGTGCATGGATGGGGAGGTGA